A single genomic interval of Arachis duranensis cultivar V14167 chromosome 7, aradu.V14167.gnm2.J7QH, whole genome shotgun sequence harbors:
- the LOC107496225 gene encoding red chlorophyll catabolite reductase, chloroplastic (The sequence of the model RefSeq protein was modified relative to this genomic sequence to represent the inferred CDS: added 8 bases not found in genome assembly) — protein MDSNNNNKFMEFPFVSSPHKSLMVDLVSTLENRFHSHLLPSTLPNDVRHYQSQTGSAQASLHIRAAHPHSPIDFVLGSWVHSELPTGGSFDITSLSAYLNTSTDAPNFVFEIIRSSPTNLILILDLPPRKDPVLWPNYLQTFYDDTHLDAHRQALHTLPEVQPYFSSSLFIRAVSSPTGILVRIQTENGGQERMEEILAKHLDPVSKQVLEIWLDKCASANREVGDEEREYLKKRDGVIRNKTIEVDLGSSFPRLFGPEVANRVLDVIKDYFTVS, from the exons caacaacaacaacaaattcatGGAGTTCCCTTTCGTTTCTTCTCCACATAAGAGTCTCATGGTTGATCTTGTTTCCACACTGGAGAATCGATTTCACTcgcatcttcttccttccacaCTCCCCAACGATGTTCGCCATTACCAAAGCCAGACTGGTTCTGCACAAGCCTCTCTCCATATTAGAGCTGCTCATCCTCACTCCCCT atagattttGTGCTGGGAAGTTGGGTGCATTCAGAGCTACCAACAGGAGGATCCTTTGATATCACAAGTCTTTCAGCTTATCTCAACACTTCAACTGATGCACCAAACTTTGTCTTTGAAATCATCCGCAGCAGCCCTACAAATCTAATCCTCATCCTCGATTTGCCTCCTCGAAAAGACCCTGTACTTTGGCCAAATTACCTACAAACATTCTATGATGACACTCATCTTGATGCACATAGGCAGGCCCTACATACACTCCCTGAGGTTCAACCTTATTTCTCCTCGTCACTTTTCATCCGCGCCGTTTCCTCCCCTACCGGTATCCTAGTCCGAATTCAAACAGAGAATGGTGGGCAGGAGCGGATGGAGGAGATACTTGCCAAGCACCTGGACCCCGTTTCGAAGCAGGTGCTTGAAATATGGCTGGACAAgtgtgcctctgcaaacagagaAGTAGGAGATGAAGAAAGAGAGTATCTGAAGAAAAGGGATGGTGTGATTAGAAACAAGACCATAGAGGTTGATCTTGGTTCAAGCTTTCCAAGGTTGTTTGGTCCAGAAGTAGCAAACCGGGTACTTGATGTGATCAAGGACTATTTTACAGTCTCATGA
- the LOC107496206 gene encoding uncharacterized protein LOC107496206, translating into MSNVNPNPERVLAIPVKKSDPVGLYRPLRKFVARKYSESDAQKVESILETLNNCRRDMVERGDLSLPMQRDCLIHYFKCLCMVDPLFTAISSDADADPITFVWYDAFSSEHENGVSSQRNSIQLEKAAVIFNLGAICSQIGASCDRTTSLGRHLAMDAFNAAANFFFKLWKVFAKDVSATLDLTLLFAESLHRLFSAQASELNLQQRLHHNNTNDDASSAQQQHHCAVWFESVSKLYRMAFDLILSDSAATKLVGSFDETWITHLSRKVKFFEVEARQRRSSILPNSQRPKTLSLVQSCRLDHDAESVTEKLVRGICCMISLLQSCLDHDVNPVLEKNTRKFCKSWDMSIPKHHRIPYLDLLLSEYSSFKIIDNGKLVASPWNMPPPYPINLAILSASSFSDMLAIPLKKSEPLDLYEPLHSYVALKYSESEAKRVEGLFQMLHKLRSEMQRDELSLPIRRDCLIRYFKCLCMVEPLFPMTNSPSPPIFVWYNAFNPQENSSQHNIHLEKASVLFNLGALCTHITLSCDLTTDQGLHLAVDTLNDASYWFFILWKHEAEKASATIDLSVNCVELLREIITAQIDELKWNYPPSHCNSHSYLSPSLPAFPVAQHYRKAYDMSTFGPLAESLVQSSIPQFLESKKKTCLVKTGSSVTEQFLLGYCEAQSLLQEGCQTSCLDLFSEVGSFKIKDGNLVANLRGSNVAIGGDELPGDHTTTANEL; encoded by the exons ATGAGCAACGTTAATCCGAACCCGGAAAGGGTGCTGGCAATCCCTGTGAAGAAGAGTGATCCGGTGGGTCTGTACCGGCCGTTACGCAAGTTCGTAGCCAGAAAATATTCAGAGAGCGATGCACAGAAAGTGGAAAGCATTCTCGAAACCCTAAACAACTGCCGCAGGGACATGGTGGAGCGAGGGGACCTCTCCCTTCCCATGCAACGTGACTGCCTCATCCACTACTTCAAATGTCTCTGCATGGTTGACCCACTCTTCACCGCTATCTCCTCCGATGCCGACGCCGACCCGATCACCTTTGTCTGGTACGACGCCTTCTCCTCTGAGCATGAGAATGGGGTCTCCTCGCAGCGCAACAGCATCCAATTGGAGAAGGCTGCTGTTATCTTCAACCTTGGCGCCATCTGCAGCCAGATTGGGGCCTCTTGCGACCGCACCACCTCCCTTGGCCGTCACCTTGCAATGGACGCATTCAATGCCGCCGCcaatttcttcttcaaactCTGGAAGGTTTTTGCCAAGGACGTCTCCGCCACTCTCGACTTGACTCTACTCTTCGCCGAGAGTCTGCACCGCCTCTTCTCCGCTCAGGCCTCGGAGCTCAACTTACAGCAACGACTTCACCACAACAACACAAATGACGACGCCAGTTCCGCTCAACAACAACATCATTGTGCCGTTTGGTTTGAATCG GTTTCTAAGCTTTATCGGATGGCATTTGATCTGATACTAAGTGATTCGGCTGCAACCAAACTTGTTGGCTCATTTGACGAAACCTGGATAACACATCTTTCTCGGAAGGTGAAATTCTTTGAGGTGGAGGCTCGTCAGAGGCGATCATCCATCCTACCCAATTCCCAGCGACCTAAAACATTGTCATTGGTTCAATCTTGTCGTCTTGATCATGATGCAGAATCTGTCACTGAAAAATTAGTTAGAGGGATTTGTTGCATGATTTCATTGTTACAATCTTGTCTTGATCATGATGTAAATCCTGTCCTTGAAAAGAACACTAGAAAGTTTTGCAAGTCCTGGGACATGTCTATACCCAAGCACCATAGAATCCCATACCTTGACCTCCTCCTCTCTGAGTACAGCTCTTTCAAGATTATTGACAATGGAAAGCTAGTGGCCAGCCCTTGGAACATGCCTCCACCTTATCCAATAAATTTGGCCATCCTCTCAGCTTCGTCTTTCTCAGATATGCTGGCAATCCCTTTGAAGAAGAGTGAGCCCTTGGACCTCTATGAGCCCCTTCACAGTTATGTTGCCCTTAAATACTCAGAGAGCGAGGCAAAGAGAGTAGAAGGCCTTTTCCAAATGCTACATAAATTGCGCAGTGAAATGCAGCGTGATGAACTCTCTCTACCCATTCGCCGTGACTGCCTCATCCGCTATTTCAAATGCCTTTGCATGGTTGAGCCTTTGTTCCCCATGACTAACTCACCCAGTCCACCTATCTTTGTTTGGTACAATGCCTTCAACCCACAAGAGAATTCTTCCCAGCACAACATCCATTTGGAAAAGGCCTCTGTTCTCTTCAACTTGGGAGCCCTCTGCACCCACATTACTCTCTCCTGCGATCTTACCACCGACCAAGGCCTTCACCTTGCCGTGGACACCTTAAATGATGCTTCGTATTGGTTCTTCATACTATGGAAGCATGAGGCAGAGAAGGCATCTGCCACCATTGACTTGTCAGTAAACTGCGTCGAGCTGCTTCGCGAGATAATAACCGCTCAGATTGACGAATTGAAATGGAATTATCCTCCTTCCCATTGTAATTCCCATTCTTATCTATCACCATCATTACCTGCATTTCCA GTTGCTCAGCATTATCGGAAAGCTTATGATATGTCAACATTTGGGCCTTTGGCTGAGAGTCTTGTTCAATCCTCAATACCTCAATTTCTTGAATCGAAGAAGAAAACCTGCCTTGTTAAAACTGGTTCCAGTGTCACTGAACAATTTCTTTTGGGGTATTGTGAGGCTCAATCCCTGCTTCAAGAGGGATGTCAAACATCATGCTTGGACCTTTTCTCCGAGGTTGGCTCTTTCAAGATTAAGGATGGAAATCTTGTGGCCAACCTTAGAGGCAGTAATGTTGCCATTGGAGGAGATGAGCTCCCAGGAGACCATACCACCACAGCAAACGAGCTTTag
- the LOC107496243 gene encoding SEC14 cytosolic factor gives MDAWNDEAMKQFQSLLETLDEQHKNTFQNMHQGYPRETLVRFLKARDGNVPKAHKMFIDCLQWRVENGIDNVLARPILADSYRSVRDSQLMGMSGYTKEGLPVIAVGVGLSTYGKVSDKYYVQSHIQMNEYRDRVILPTATKNHGRYIGTCVKVLDMTGLRLSALNQMKLLTSISTIDDLNYPEKTDTYYIVNAPYVFSACWKVVKPLLQERTRKKVQVLQGCGREELLKVMDYASLPHFCKDSSKLTKHNATMNAENCYSLDHVFHKQLYNYMKQQAMIMESISQIKQDSFYVELPETDPDDAKIVKTIEIEFRKVESKNGLNNSLNGVAVKDEDNYYPNTSASANTPIVKDTHQGF, from the exons ATGGATGCATGGAAtgatgaagctatgaagcagTTTCAGTCCCTTCTGGAAACCT TGGATGAACAACACAAGAACACATTCCAG AATATGCACCAGGGTTATCCAAGAGAAACATTAGTACGTTTTCTCAAAGCAAGGGATGGGAATGTTCCCAAAGCACATAAAATG TTCATTGATTGCTTGCAATGGAGAGTGGAAAATGGGATTGACAATGTTTTAGCT AGGCCAATCCTGGCCGATTCGTACAGAAGCGTGAGAGATTCGCAACTCATGGGAATGTCTGGTTACACAAAAGAG GGTCTACCAGTCATTGCTGTTGGTGTTGGTCTTAGCACATATGGAAAAGTTTCT gACAAATACTATGTACAATCACACATCCAAATGAATGAATATAGGGATAGGGTGATCTTG CCAACAGCTACCAAGAATCATGGAAGATACATTGGTACCTGTGTGAAAGTCTTGGATATGACAGGCCTAAGACTATCAGCACTGAACCAAATGAAG CTTTTGACATCTATATCTACCATAGATGACTTGAATTATCCAGAAAAGACAGACACATACTATATTGTCAATGCTCCATATGTATTCTCTGCATGTTGGAAG GTTGTAAAGCCTCTGTTGCaagaaagaacaaggaagaaagtTCAAGTGCTGCAAGGTTGTGGTAGGGAGGAATTACTTAAG GTAATGGACTATGCATCCCTTCCACATTTTTGCAAGGACTCATCAAAGTTAACCAAACACAATGCAACAATGAATGCTGAAAACTGCTACTCCCTTGATCATGTCTTCCATAAACAACTTTATAATTATATGAAGCAGCAAGCTATGATAATGGAGTCCATATCACAAATCAAACAGGATTCTTTCTATGTAGAATTGCCAGAGACAGACCCAGATGATGCCAAAATTGTCAAGACTATAGAAATTGAGTTCAGGAAAGTGGAAAGCAAGAATGGCCTAAATAATTCACTAAATGGTGTTGCTGTTAAAG ATGAAGATAACTACTACCCCAACACAAGTGCCTCAGCCAATACTCCAATAGTAAAGGACACACATCAAGGATTTTGA
- the LOC107496214 gene encoding uncharacterized protein LOC107496214, translating to MMSSSNRDREEAPLTFTIPSSSSNSSPITVSDQLDSYLTDPRSASGSFQNEGLLGGGGGGGDPAAEAEFGFTRPDFRQSPLAGTVELYERHVFLCYKNPRVWPPRIEAAEFDRLPRLLYAAVMARKNHMKKETRLTICEGHDGTETSNGDVLIFPDMIRYRRLTHFDVETFVEEVLVKDGEWLPGTPEALKGSYVFVCSHGSRDRRCGVCGPVLVSRFREEIELHGLQGKVFVSPCSHIGGDKYAGNVIIFNRSCAYGEVTGHWYGYVTPDDVPSLLQQHIVKGEIIDSLWRGQMGLSEDEQIKSQEQRFLLNGLGSFEEGNAIYRSQDNSVGCCQTNGVSCCQENGVSSSSPNHVLVEKRKNADVIETEAKLSADNKSGETVISRIKSGKGASRKFHSMTTWLESWEREDTYAALAVVCAAVSVGIAYNCYKQLT from the exons ATGATGTCCAGCAGCAATAGGGACAGAGAAGAAGCGCCACTTACATTCACGATcccttcatcttcttccaatTCCTCACCAATCACCGTCTCCGACCAACTCGACAGCTACCTTACAGACCCTAGGAGTGCTTCTGGAAGCTTCCAGAACGAGGGACTCCTCGGTGGCGGCGGTGGAGGAGGAGACCCTGCTGCCGAAGCCGAATTCGGCTTCACTCGCCCGGATTTTAGGCAGAGCCCTCTCGCCGGCACTGTCGAGCTTTATGAGCGCCACGTGTTCCTTTGCTACAAGAATCCTCGGGTTTGGCCACCGAGAATCGAGGCGGCAGAGTTTGATCGGTTGCCGAGGTTGCTCTATGCAGCTGTCATGGCTAGGAAGAACCACATGAAGAAGGAG ACTCGCTTAACGATATGTGAGGGTCATGATGGGACTGAAACATCAAATGGTGATGTATTGATCTTTCCTGACATGATCAGATATAG GAGACTAACACATTTTGATGTTGAAACGTTTGTTGAAGAAGTTCTTGTGAAAGATGGAGAATGGCTTCCTGGAACCCCGGAAGCATTGAAAGGTTCATATGTTTTTGTGTGTTCGCATGGGTCCCGTGATCGTAGATGTGGGGTTTGCGGACCTGTCTTGGTCAGCAGATTCAGGGAAGAGATAGAGTTACATGGTCTTCAGGGTAAAGTGTTTGTAAGCCCATGCTCACATATTGGGGGTGATAAGTATGCCGGAAatgttattatatttaataggtCGTGTGCATACGGAGAAGTCACTGGGCACTG GTATGGATATGTTACTCCAGATGATGTACCTTCATTACTTCAACAGCATATTGTGAAAGGAGAGATTATAGACTCCTTATGGAG GGGTCAGATGGGTTTATCAGAAGATGAACAAATCAAGAGCCAAGAACAAAGGTTTCTGCTTAATGGTTTGGGAAGTTTCGAAGAAGGCAATGCAATATACAGATCTCAAGACAACTCTGTGGGATGCTGCCAAACAAATGGAGTGAGCTGCTGCCAAGAAAACGGagtctcttcctcttctccgaATCACGTGTTagttgaaaagagaaaaaacgcCGATGTCATTGAGACAGAGGCAAAACTCTCAGCCGATAACAAGAGTGGTGAGACCGTGATTTCTCGCATCAAAAGCGGCAAAGGAGCTTCACGCAAGTTTCATTCCATGACAACATGGCTTGAGAGTTGGGAGCGAGAAGATACTTATGCCGCCCTTGCCGTTGTTTGTGCCGCTGTATCAGTTGGTATTGCCTATAACTGCTACAAACAGTTGACATAA